From the Ralstonia wenshanensis genome, the window GCGGCCGTTTCGTTTGTCAGGTGTCAGGTCTGCACGAAGCGTTTCTGTCGGGCAATGCTCATCAGGATGCCGATGCCCATGCCCAGCGTGACAAGCGCTGTTCCCCCGTAACTGATGAGTGGCAGCGGCACACCCACCACCGGCAGGATGCCGCTCACCATGCCCATGTTGACGAAGGCGTAGGTGAAGAAGATGAGCGTGATCGACCCTGCCAGCAGGCGCCCGAACAGCGTGCCCGCGTTGGCGGCAATGAAGAGCCCGCGCAGGATCAGCAGCAGATACAGGAACAGCAGCACGCCGTTGCCCACCAGCCCGAACTCCTCCGAATACACCGCGAAGATGAAATCGGTGTGCTTCTCGGGAATGAACTCCAGATGGGTTTGCGTGCCCTTCAGCCATCCCTTGCCCGTCACGCCGCCCGAACCGATCGCAATGATGGACTGGATGGTGTGGAAGCCCTTGCCGAGCGGGTCGGTGGTCGGGTCGAGCAGCGTACACACACGGTGTTGCTGGTAGTCGTGCAGGATCGGCCAGTTCACGCCGGGGGCGCAGATGCGCGATTCGAACGACACCACCAGCGTGATCGCGGTGACTGCAATCACCAGCACCGGCACGATCAGCCGCCACGACAGACCGGCAAAGTAGATCACGTAGATGCCGGCCGCCAGCACCAGCAGCGCGGTGCCCAGGTCCGGCTGCTTGGCAATCAACCCCACGGGAATCAGCAGCAGCAAGGCCGCCGCCAGATAGTCGTACCAGTGGATCACGCCCTCGCGCTTCTGGAAGTACCACGCCAGCATCAGCGGCATGGCGATCTTCATGATCTCGGAGGGCTGCACCACCACGCCGATATTGAGCCACCGCCGGGCGCCCTTGCGGATCAGCCCGAACGCCGCCACGCCAATCAACAGCGCCACGCCGACGGTGTAGAGCGGTACCGCAAAGCGCATCAGCGTTTGCTGCGGCAGGTTGGCGATGATCCACATCAGCACGAATGACAGCAGGATGTTGCGGACCTGGTCTTCCACCCGGCCCGGCATGTCGATGGCGGCCGAATACAGCGCGACCAATCCCGTGCCGAGCAGCAAGAAGACGATCAGTGCCAGCGGCCCATCGAAGCCGGTGAAGAGCGACTTGATGATGTTGAATATGCGGCGCTTGTCCAGTTTGTCCATGGCGAGATCCTCAAGCGCAAATATCAGGGCGCGGCCGGCTTGGAGACCGGTTTCTGCGCGGGCTTTGCCGCCGGCTTGTTGCCCGGTTTGGCGTCCTTGGCACCCTTTGGTGTAGTCGCAGGAGCCGAAGCCGGTGCGGCGGCGTTGCCGCGTCCACGCGGCGGCAGTTCGGGCGCAGGCTGTGCGTGCGATAGCGCTTGCAGCACCTGGGCGTCGAGCGTGGCCGGGGCGACGGCCTCGGCGCTGGTGCCGGCCTCGCGCAAGGCTGGCGCCACGAGATCCGGCGACAGCGGCGGAGCGCTGCGGGTGGCGCCTGATGCCACCGACGATGCCGCCGGCGCCGAAGCGGCGGCCACAGCACTGGCGGCGGGGGCTGCCACACCCGAAGCGGCAGCCACGCCGGACGCAGCTTCTGCAGCCACCTGCGGCGCAGCCGTCGCGCTGGCGATGGTGGCCGTCTTGCCGGTCGAGAACACACTCGGCGTATCCACCGGCGGTTGCTGCTGCGGCTTGGGCGCGGTGGCGGCCAGCTCCGCGGGCCACTTGCCTGTCAGGTAATAGTCCATGACGGCACGCGCAATTGGGGCGGCTGACGTGGCGCCAAAGCCGGCGTTCTCCACGATGACTGCCAGCGCGATCTTAGGATGATCTGCCGGTGCGAACGCTTCGAACAGCGCATGATCGCGCTTGTTTTCGGGAATCGCGTGGTGGTTGTACTTTTCGTTCTTGCCCAGCGAGTACACTTGCGCCGTCCCCGTCTTGCCCGCCGACACATACTGCGCCCCGATGAACGCCTTGGCCGCCGTGCCGGCCTGGTTCACGCCCACCATGGCGCGCTTGATCACGTCGATGTTCGCCTGCTTGAGCGGAATCCGGTAGCTCTCGGTCGGCACGGTCAGCGAGCGCGACTTGGACAGCGAATCTTCGACCGCCTTCACCAGGTGGGGCTTCATCACCACACCGTTGTTGGCCAGCGTCGATATCGCATGCGCGAGCTGCAGGATGGTGAAGTTGTTGTAGCCCTGGCCGATGCCCAGCGAGATGGTTTCGCCGTCGTACCACTTCTGCTGTTCGGGGCGCTTGTAGGCTTTGCGCTTCCAGTCGGTAGACGGCAGGATGCCGGTGCGCTCGCCTTCGATGTCGATGCCCGTGACCTGCCCGAAGCCGAACGGCTTCATGAAATCGTGGATGGCATTGACCCCCATGTCGTTGGCGAGCCGGTAGTAATACGTGTCGCACGACATCACGATGGAGCGGTACATGTCGACCCAGCCGTGGCCGCCCGGCACGTCGTCGCGGAACGTGTGGTTACCCAGCGTGAACGATCCCGGATCGGCCATGCCCCACTGCGGCGTGCGCTTGCCAAGCTCGAGCGCGCCCAGCGCCATGAACGGCTTGTACGTCGAGCCGGGCGGATAGGTGCCGCGCAACGGGCGATTCAGCAGCGGTTTGTCCGGCGAGTTGTTCAGCTCGTTCCAGGTCGCGCTGTCGATGCCTTCAATAAACAGGTTCGGATCGAACGTCGG encodes:
- the mrdA gene encoding penicillin-binding protein 2; translated protein: MTEIRNVEQELSRFRLRLAAAALFVLVCFGLLLARFFWLQEVKHEQYSAKAEDNRISVAPIEPNRGIIMDRNGVVLARNYSAYTLEITPSKLQDTLDNTIDQLAQLVDIQPRDRRRFKRLMEDARSFESLPIRSQLTDQEVARFSAQRFRFPGVDVHARLFRQYPLGESASHVIGYIGRISERDLDRIDNMSDANSQPGVAYDPRKDSNNYSGTEYIGKVGIEQSYETELHGLTGYEEVEVSAGGRPIRTLSTSQATPGNNLILSLDINLQRLAEQLFGNRRGALVAIEPETGDILAFVSKPTFDPNLFIEGIDSATWNELNNSPDKPLLNRPLRGTYPPGSTYKPFMALGALELGKRTPQWGMADPGSFTLGNHTFRDDVPGGHGWVDMYRSIVMSCDTYYYRLANDMGVNAIHDFMKPFGFGQVTGIDIEGERTGILPSTDWKRKAYKRPEQQKWYDGETISLGIGQGYNNFTILQLAHAISTLANNGVVMKPHLVKAVEDSLSKSRSLTVPTESYRIPLKQANIDVIKRAMVGVNQAGTAAKAFIGAQYVSAGKTGTAQVYSLGKNEKYNHHAIPENKRDHALFEAFAPADHPKIALAVIVENAGFGATSAAPIARAVMDYYLTGKWPAELAATAPKPQQQPPVDTPSVFSTGKTATIASATAAPQVAAEAASGVAAASGVAAPAASAVAAASAPAASSVASGATRSAPPLSPDLVAPALREAGTSAEAVAPATLDAQVLQALSHAQPAPELPPRGRGNAAAPASAPATTPKGAKDAKPGNKPAAKPAQKPVSKPAAP
- the rodA gene encoding rod shape-determining protein RodA, which produces MDKLDKRRIFNIIKSLFTGFDGPLALIVFLLLGTGLVALYSAAIDMPGRVEDQVRNILLSFVLMWIIANLPQQTLMRFAVPLYTVGVALLIGVAAFGLIRKGARRWLNIGVVVQPSEIMKIAMPLMLAWYFQKREGVIHWYDYLAAALLLLIPVGLIAKQPDLGTALLVLAAGIYVIYFAGLSWRLIVPVLVIAVTAITLVVSFESRICAPGVNWPILHDYQQHRVCTLLDPTTDPLGKGFHTIQSIIAIGSGGVTGKGWLKGTQTHLEFIPEKHTDFIFAVYSEEFGLVGNGVLLFLYLLLILRGLFIAANAGTLFGRLLAGSITLIFFTYAFVNMGMVSGILPVVGVPLPLISYGGTALVTLGMGIGILMSIARQKRFVQT